A window of Christiangramia forsetii KT0803 contains these coding sequences:
- a CDS encoding nuclear transport factor 2 family protein, protein MKKSLFIAFLLLTVFSWNSLNAQVKNTEENIKAVKRQINKTIGSWHKAAASAKFEDYFELMTEDAIFIGTDATENWTLPEFKKFSKPYFDAGKAWSFSTLERNLYVHENIMLAWFDELLDTQMGICRGSGVLMKEDGKWKIHHYVLSIAIPNENVDEITAIKKEFDTKLISKLTKN, encoded by the coding sequence ATGAAAAAATCATTATTCATAGCGTTTCTTCTTCTCACAGTTTTTTCCTGGAATAGTCTGAATGCACAGGTTAAAAACACCGAAGAAAATATTAAAGCCGTAAAAAGACAAATTAATAAAACCATAGGAAGTTGGCATAAAGCGGCAGCCTCAGCAAAATTTGAAGATTACTTTGAATTGATGACTGAGGATGCCATATTTATTGGAACCGACGCTACCGAAAACTGGACCTTACCTGAATTCAAAAAATTCTCTAAACCGTATTTTGATGCCGGAAAAGCCTGGAGTTTCTCAACTCTTGAAAGAAATCTTTATGTACATGAAAATATAATGCTTGCCTGGTTCGATGAACTTTTGGACACACAAATGGGTATTTGTCGAGGTTCGGGAGTATTGATGAAAGAGGATGGAAAATGGAAGATTCATCATTATGTTCTTTCCATCGCCATTCCAAATGAAAATGTAGACGAAATCACAGCAATCAAAAAAGAGTTTGACACTAAATTAATCTCAAAGCTCACGAAGAACTGA
- a CDS encoding chloride channel protein: protein MAKFRNSLLHKFLNWKSRNLSHRQFLMFLSAVIGFVAGIFAVIIKNLTHLIQSLLEGEFIVRYHDAFYFIFPVIGLLLVYLIVKFILKRKVGHGIPTTLYAISRQKGIMKRYQMYASLITAPITVGFGGSVGLEGPTVATGASLGSNISRIFQMNQASRTLLIGCAAAGAMSSIFKAPIAAIIFAIEVFSLDLTLASLLPLLLASVSAILTSYFFFGSEIILPFKLEDAFIISEVPYYILLGILASVCSIYFSKIYFGSTKLLAKISSPFVRLIMAGLGLGTLIYFIPPLYGEGYNVINNLLQENYLEALGTNLFNAYLENIWVVIILLAGLVIFKIIASSLTFSAGGVGGIFAPVLFMGSAMGHCFALIINNLGIFKHQISVSNFTLVGMAGLMAGVLHAPLTAIFLIAELTHGYELFIPLMITAAISFMITSKFQPHSVYTMELAQRGDLLTHDKDQTVLTLMNISQVIEKNFIPLEIDMNLGDVIHQGVVKSSRNIFPVVDENRKFMGIILLDDIRSIMFNEKLYNEVKVQDIMQQAPEIIDIENDRMQAIMKKFQDSNAWNLPVVEKGKYIGFISKSKLLTAYRQKLIEVTV, encoded by the coding sequence GTGGCAAAATTCAGAAATTCCTTGCTTCATAAGTTTTTGAACTGGAAATCCAGAAACCTTTCTCATCGCCAGTTTTTGATGTTCTTAAGTGCGGTTATTGGGTTTGTAGCCGGAATTTTTGCTGTGATCATTAAAAACCTTACGCACTTAATTCAGTCTTTACTGGAAGGAGAGTTCATCGTAAGATATCACGATGCTTTCTACTTTATATTCCCGGTAATTGGTTTATTACTGGTTTACCTCATCGTAAAATTCATTTTAAAACGAAAAGTAGGTCACGGGATTCCAACCACCTTGTATGCAATTTCAAGGCAAAAAGGAATCATGAAGAGGTATCAAATGTACGCTTCCTTAATAACCGCTCCAATTACTGTTGGTTTTGGTGGATCTGTAGGTTTAGAAGGGCCAACGGTGGCTACCGGTGCTTCCCTGGGGTCTAATATTTCCAGGATATTTCAGATGAATCAGGCCTCGCGTACTTTGCTAATTGGCTGTGCGGCTGCCGGAGCTATGTCTTCCATTTTTAAAGCTCCAATTGCTGCAATTATTTTTGCAATAGAAGTATTTAGCCTGGATCTTACCCTGGCCTCCCTTTTACCACTTCTATTAGCATCGGTCTCGGCAATTTTAACTTCCTATTTTTTCTTCGGAAGTGAGATCATTTTACCCTTTAAACTGGAAGATGCTTTTATAATTTCTGAAGTTCCATACTATATATTACTTGGAATTTTGGCTTCTGTTTGTTCCATTTATTTCTCTAAAATCTATTTTGGATCAACGAAACTTTTGGCAAAAATATCCTCCCCTTTTGTCCGGCTCATTATGGCAGGACTTGGATTAGGAACCCTTATTTATTTTATTCCGCCATTATACGGAGAAGGTTATAATGTAATTAATAATCTCCTCCAGGAAAATTACTTAGAAGCTCTGGGCACGAATTTATTTAATGCTTACCTGGAAAATATTTGGGTGGTTATTATTCTTTTAGCGGGTCTTGTGATTTTTAAAATTATCGCCTCTTCGCTAACCTTTAGCGCGGGAGGTGTTGGAGGTATATTTGCCCCGGTATTGTTTATGGGAAGTGCCATGGGACATTGTTTTGCCTTAATAATTAACAATCTGGGCATCTTCAAGCACCAGATCTCCGTTAGTAATTTTACGCTGGTAGGTATGGCCGGTTTAATGGCCGGTGTGCTCCATGCTCCCTTAACCGCAATTTTTCTTATAGCTGAACTTACCCATGGTTATGAACTTTTTATTCCCTTAATGATCACGGCAGCCATCTCTTTTATGATCACTTCTAAATTTCAACCGCACTCGGTTTATACGATGGAACTGGCTCAACGGGGAGACCTGCTTACTCATGATAAAGATCAAACCGTTTTAACTCTAATGAATATTTCGCAGGTGATAGAAAAGAACTTTATTCCGTTAGAAATAGATATGAATTTGGGAGATGTAATTCATCAGGGAGTTGTAAAATCTTCCCGCAATATTTTTCCTGTGGTGGACGAAAATCGTAAATTCATGGGTATAATCCTGCTGGACGATATTCGGTCTATCATGTTCAATGAAAAACTATATAACGAAGTAAAGGTTCAGGATATCATGCAACAGGCACCCGAAATTATAGATATTGAAAATGATAGAATGCAAGCCATTATGAAGAAATTTCAGGATAGCAATGCCTGGAATTTACCGGTAGTAGAAAAAGGAAAATATATAGGCTTTATTTCAAAGTCTAAACTCCTAACCGCCTACCGACAGAAATTGATAGAAGTAACCGTCTGA
- a CDS encoding cold-shock protein — protein sequence MQGTVKFFNESKGYGFITNDDTKRDIFVHITGLNGETLQEGDRVEYEETEGKKGVNATEVRVIE from the coding sequence ATGCAAGGCACAGTAAAATTTTTCAATGAATCTAAAGGTTATGGATTCATTACCAACGACGACACCAAAAGAGACATTTTCGTACACATCACTGGTTTAAACGGTGAAACTCTCCAGGAAGGGGATAGAGTTGAATACGAAGAAACAGAAGGAAAAAAGGGAGTGAACGCTACAGAAGTACGCGTGATCGAATAA
- a CDS encoding M13 family metallopeptidase, whose translation MKKINKFLLLSLVGTGLFTACNDDDKKAEEKDEEVHGINLAYMDTTTTPKEDFFRYVNGTWLDSTEIPNDRTRWGSFDELRQRTDEDALALLGETAESDSLDGSTDSGKAVFLYKSIMDTVSRNEQGVEPVKPYLAKIDAIQSKEDLQDFLVEMSEYGSAGFFSFGVGADSKNSDMNAAYLNPSGLGLPERDYYLTQDSDSKDKREKYKAYIADMLQYIDYSEEEASKAAETILAFETKLAEPRLDKVERRDARKTYNPMTVAELQKTVPAMQWNAYFEGIGAKKLDTIIVSQPKYMKALQGILAENSVEDWKTYLKWDLFNSAAPSLTTDLERESWEFYSKTLRGAKEQRPRDERALGSINGVLGEALGKLYVEKHFPPQAKEKAQEMVANILKAYENRINNLSWMSEDTKKKALEKLSTFNVKIGYPDEWKDYSELEIVAPADGGSYFQNMLNAQKWRVAENMADLGEPVDKTEWFMSPQTVNAYYNPRYNEIVFPAAILQPPFYDYKADAAVNYGGIGAVIGHEISHGFDDSGARFDAEGNLNNWWTDKDLEQFEGLGNDLAEQYSAIEVMDSVYINGKFTLGENIGDLGGVNAAYDGLQLHLKDNENPGKIDGFSPEQRFFLSWATVWRTKMRDEAMRNRIKTDSHSPGMYRAYVPLQNIDAWYDAFAIEEGDAMYVKPEERVRIW comes from the coding sequence ATGAAGAAAATAAACAAATTTCTGCTTTTGTCATTGGTTGGCACCGGACTTTTTACAGCCTGTAATGATGATGATAAAAAGGCAGAGGAAAAGGATGAAGAGGTCCATGGTATTAACCTTGCCTATATGGATACGACCACAACTCCAAAAGAAGATTTTTTCCGCTATGTGAACGGAACCTGGCTGGATAGTACCGAAATTCCAAATGATCGTACTCGTTGGGGAAGTTTTGACGAATTGCGCCAGAGAACAGATGAAGATGCCCTGGCCCTTCTTGGAGAAACAGCTGAAAGTGATAGCCTTGATGGATCTACAGATTCAGGTAAAGCAGTTTTTCTTTACAAAAGTATCATGGATACCGTTTCCAGAAATGAACAAGGTGTTGAACCAGTAAAGCCATATTTGGCAAAAATAGACGCTATCCAGTCTAAAGAAGATCTTCAGGATTTCCTGGTTGAAATGAGTGAATATGGAAGCGCAGGATTCTTTTCATTTGGTGTAGGAGCCGATAGTAAGAATTCAGATATGAATGCTGCTTATCTTAATCCGTCTGGTTTAGGCCTTCCTGAGAGAGATTATTATCTAACTCAGGATTCAGATTCTAAAGATAAGAGGGAAAAGTACAAAGCTTATATCGCTGATATGCTTCAGTATATAGATTATTCTGAAGAAGAAGCTTCGAAAGCTGCCGAAACTATTCTGGCTTTTGAAACGAAACTGGCAGAACCCCGTTTAGATAAAGTTGAGCGTCGCGATGCTAGAAAAACGTACAATCCAATGACCGTTGCCGAATTACAGAAAACAGTTCCGGCAATGCAGTGGAATGCCTATTTTGAAGGTATTGGTGCTAAAAAGCTTGATACTATCATCGTTTCTCAGCCAAAATACATGAAAGCACTTCAGGGAATTCTTGCTGAAAATTCAGTAGAAGACTGGAAAACGTATTTAAAATGGGATCTTTTCAATAGCGCTGCTCCATCCCTAACTACAGACCTTGAACGTGAATCATGGGAATTTTACAGTAAAACTCTAAGAGGTGCTAAAGAACAAAGACCTCGAGATGAAAGAGCCCTTGGAAGCATCAATGGAGTTCTTGGAGAAGCTCTTGGTAAATTATATGTTGAAAAACACTTCCCTCCACAGGCCAAAGAAAAAGCTCAGGAAATGGTGGCTAATATTTTGAAGGCTTATGAAAACAGAATCAACAATTTGAGCTGGATGAGCGAGGACACTAAAAAGAAAGCACTTGAAAAATTAAGTACTTTTAATGTGAAAATTGGCTATCCTGATGAGTGGAAAGATTACAGTGAGTTGGAGATTGTAGCTCCTGCTGACGGAGGATCTTATTTTCAGAATATGCTGAATGCTCAAAAATGGAGAGTTGCCGAAAATATGGCAGATCTTGGTGAGCCAGTAGATAAAACCGAATGGTTTATGTCTCCACAAACGGTAAATGCCTATTATAACCCTCGTTATAATGAGATTGTATTCCCTGCGGCTATTCTACAACCCCCTTTCTATGACTATAAGGCTGACGCAGCTGTAAATTACGGCGGAATTGGAGCTGTAATTGGTCATGAAATCTCTCACGGATTTGATGATAGCGGTGCTCGTTTTGATGCTGAAGGTAACTTAAACAACTGGTGGACAGATAAAGATCTTGAGCAATTCGAAGGTCTTGGTAATGATCTTGCTGAGCAATACAGCGCTATTGAAGTGATGGACAGTGTTTATATCAACGGGAAGTTTACCCTTGGGGAAAACATTGGTGACCTTGGTGGTGTAAATGCTGCATATGACGGACTTCAGCTTCACTTGAAAGACAATGAAAATCCTGGAAAAATTGATGGATTTTCTCCGGAACAACGTTTCTTCCTTTCTTGGGCTACCGTATGGCGTACTAAAATGCGTGATGAAGCCATGAGAAACAGGATAAAAACTGATTCACATTCTCCAGGAATGTACAGAGCATATGTACCGCTTCAAAATATTGATGCATGGTATGATGCTTTCGCTATTGAAGAAGGTGATGCGATGTATGTAAAACCAGAAGAAAGAGTTAGAATCTGGTAG
- a CDS encoding YraN family protein, whose product MAEHNELGKKGEELAVEYLRLKEYEILELNYRYQKAEVDIIAKRGNTLIAAEVKTRSTPEFGNPQDFVKPKQIQQLVKAVNHYVEEGELDVEVRFDIIAIIKNKAGTKIEHIQDAFFYF is encoded by the coding sequence ATGGCAGAGCATAACGAACTTGGTAAAAAAGGGGAGGAGCTGGCCGTAGAATATTTACGATTAAAGGAATATGAAATCCTTGAATTGAACTATCGTTATCAAAAGGCAGAAGTTGATATTATTGCTAAAAGAGGAAATACTTTAATTGCAGCTGAGGTAAAAACCAGGAGTACTCCTGAATTTGGGAATCCACAGGATTTTGTAAAACCCAAACAGATCCAGCAACTGGTAAAAGCGGTAAATCATTATGTAGAGGAGGGAGAACTAGATGTTGAAGTAAGGTTTGATATTATAGCGATTATTAAAAACAAAGCCGGAACGAAAATCGAACATATTCAGGATGCGTTTTTTTATTTTTAA
- a CDS encoding NAD-dependent epimerase/dehydratase family protein: protein MAGRILIIGACGQIGTELTLKLREIHGNDQVIASDIREGAKELMESGPFETLNATDEPHIRKIIQDYEVKEVYLMAAMLSATAEKAPMKAWDLNMDSLFHILNIAKEGIIEKVFWPSSIAVFGPTTPKDDTPQTTIMEPTTVYGISKQTGERWCEYYFNKFGVDVRSIRYPGIISYRTLPGGGTTDYAIEIFHEALKNSSYTSFLAEDAALPMMYMDDAIKATVDIMEAPAEKIKVRSSYNLAAMSFTPEILASEIKKHINGFKISYDPDFRQEIAESWPSSIDDTTAREDWGWKHEFNLDKLTTTMLEGVGKSLKTQD from the coding sequence ATGGCCGGAAGGATTTTGATAATTGGTGCCTGCGGACAAATTGGTACTGAGCTAACGTTGAAATTGAGAGAGATACATGGGAATGACCAGGTGATCGCCAGTGATATTAGAGAAGGTGCAAAAGAACTGATGGAATCTGGTCCTTTTGAAACCCTGAATGCTACTGATGAACCTCATATTAGAAAGATAATACAGGATTATGAGGTGAAAGAAGTTTACCTCATGGCTGCGATGCTTAGCGCTACTGCTGAAAAAGCTCCTATGAAAGCATGGGATCTAAATATGGATTCCCTATTTCATATCCTGAATATTGCAAAAGAAGGAATAATTGAAAAGGTGTTCTGGCCTTCCAGCATTGCGGTTTTTGGACCCACAACTCCAAAGGACGATACTCCCCAAACTACAATCATGGAGCCAACTACTGTGTATGGAATAAGTAAGCAAACCGGTGAGCGTTGGTGTGAATACTATTTTAATAAATTTGGTGTAGATGTAAGAAGTATACGATATCCTGGAATTATTAGTTATAGAACGCTTCCTGGAGGGGGAACTACAGATTATGCCATCGAGATTTTTCATGAAGCACTGAAAAATTCATCATATACTAGTTTTCTTGCTGAAGATGCAGCTTTGCCGATGATGTATATGGACGATGCTATAAAAGCTACGGTGGATATTATGGAAGCACCTGCTGAAAAAATAAAAGTGAGATCATCTTATAATCTAGCTGCGATGAGCTTCACTCCTGAAATTTTAGCTAGTGAGATCAAAAAGCATATTAATGGTTTTAAGATCTCTTATGATCCTGATTTTAGACAGGAAATTGCTGAATCATGGCCATCCAGTATAGATGATACAACTGCAAGAGAAGACTGGGGATGGAAACATGAATTTAATCTTGACAAATTAACTACTACTATGCTTGAAGGAGTTGGAAAATCTTTAAAAACACAGGATTAA